One segment of Agromyces albus DNA contains the following:
- a CDS encoding DUF2142 domain-containing protein, whose product MPEWRVFLFTWLSFAALTVAWAVATPLGASPDEPSHLIKASAVVRGELIGDATDKPAVTRVDVPEGIAESKGWTCYAFNPTVPASCLDFTEESSGLEPSTTSAGLYQPLYYALVGWPSLFIENTEVAVLAMRTVSALICSAFLAVAFTALMRWSGRFIVGIGFIAAITPMWYFLAGAVNPNALEVASGLALLVVFLAVLKERAALVPRIPDLVVLALSGIVLASSRSMSPLWVAMIGVMALIYAKPARLQELIRMPRVLATVGVIFAGVAAAAAWILWTGTLGSMGNFPGADTSPGTAFATMLTDRAFDPGLIGVFGWLDTFAPPYVYALWWALLFGTVILGLGVARGRKIAGIVVGILGVYLVPAVVQAMSITSTGYIWQGRYALVPLVSVVVFSAVAIADRLGARVPVVRLYVVVAVFVAIGQYLTFSGALSRYAVGVGQEDLLAMYRNPVWAPPLGIVPWVVIAVVAILAILGIVGWVASRGLRTESSDPVAASSTTSSTTRSSTTTPSLATSDR is encoded by the coding sequence ATGCCCGAGTGGCGGGTCTTCCTCTTCACTTGGCTCTCGTTCGCCGCCTTGACGGTGGCCTGGGCGGTGGCGACGCCGCTCGGTGCGAGCCCCGATGAGCCGTCGCACCTGATCAAGGCATCCGCGGTCGTGCGCGGGGAGCTCATCGGGGACGCCACGGACAAGCCCGCGGTGACCCGGGTCGACGTTCCGGAAGGCATCGCGGAGTCCAAGGGATGGACGTGTTATGCCTTCAACCCGACCGTTCCGGCCTCGTGCCTGGACTTCACCGAGGAGAGTTCAGGGCTCGAGCCGTCGACGACGTCGGCCGGGCTCTACCAGCCGTTGTACTACGCCCTCGTCGGCTGGCCATCGCTGTTCATCGAGAACACCGAGGTCGCCGTGCTCGCGATGCGAACCGTGAGCGCACTCATCTGCTCGGCATTCCTGGCAGTGGCGTTCACGGCGCTCATGCGCTGGTCCGGACGCTTCATCGTCGGCATCGGCTTCATCGCCGCGATCACGCCGATGTGGTACTTCCTCGCCGGCGCCGTGAACCCGAACGCGCTCGAGGTGGCTTCGGGGCTCGCCTTGCTCGTCGTCTTCCTTGCGGTGCTGAAGGAGCGGGCCGCGCTCGTGCCGAGGATCCCCGATCTCGTCGTTCTCGCCTTGAGCGGGATCGTGCTCGCGAGCAGCCGCTCCATGTCACCGTTGTGGGTTGCGATGATCGGGGTGATGGCCCTCATCTATGCGAAGCCCGCTCGTCTTCAGGAGCTGATCCGGATGCCGCGCGTGCTCGCGACCGTGGGCGTCATCTTCGCCGGGGTCGCGGCCGCGGCCGCTTGGATCCTCTGGACCGGAACCCTCGGATCCATGGGCAATTTCCCCGGAGCCGACACGTCTCCCGGGACGGCTTTCGCCACCATGCTGACGGACCGGGCATTCGATCCCGGGCTCATCGGCGTGTTCGGGTGGCTCGACACCTTTGCGCCGCCGTACGTCTACGCATTGTGGTGGGCTCTCCTCTTCGGCACGGTCATCCTCGGGTTGGGGGTCGCCAGGGGACGGAAGATCGCCGGTATCGTCGTGGGGATCCTCGGCGTGTACCTCGTGCCGGCCGTCGTGCAGGCGATGTCGATCACGTCGACGGGCTACATCTGGCAGGGCAGATACGCCTTGGTCCCACTTGTGAGCGTCGTGGTGTTCTCGGCCGTGGCGATCGCCGATAGGCTCGGCGCGCGCGTCCCAGTCGTGCGCCTTTACGTCGTCGTCGCGGTCTTCGTGGCGATCGGTCAATATTTGACGTTCTCCGGCGCGCTCTCGCGATATGCGGTGGGCGTCGGGCAGGAGGACCTGCTGGCGATGTATCGCAATCCCGTGTGGGCTCCGCCGCTCGGCATCGTGCCCTGGGTGGTGATCGCGGTCGTCGCGATCCTCGCGATCCTCGGTATCGTCGGCTGGGTGGCATCGCGGGGCCTGCGGACGGAGTCCTCGGACCCGGTTGCCGCCTCGAGCACGACATCGTCGACCACGAGATCGTCGACCACGACACCGTCGCTCGCGACGAGCGACCGCTAA